From one Candidatus Woesearchaeota archaeon genomic stretch:
- a CDS encoding HD domain-containing protein, translating to MNLPQRAGLELKLKDSQPFNNPGRKAATNRYLNILLSMIGDQNKRDELVLQAFHTITGSTSLVDYEAFRNELQDTKGFISGPAYALIRKLVFEEYLGGMDTFLAEFNLRLLQNPERDIYLLGGFLIDPERLYEEVVKGTPNFTDAIYLRTPAQFSLLDKDHVKHLEKELGGPIHTYRWEWRVREHYLEDCSDHLYPQNLEEVLLFDAKQTEHMIKTLPLFDTSTKANQGIILSDNISEVTKRLVQHQTSAQKVNFDSPELWYHVDIAVPAPKGGLLRRVWSYVVNARRAERHLAKLSKELDVHVESIHKKVQAANEASQEHLEVAHRLQEVIEYLRSIDEACDENIGGFVSKEKKPKIVEKANIPRYERLYSEKERRRNFFFPTPRAFIDIQQRIVRFEAAREEVLDELLRLSHTAREELCAAQEYRTRIVHAVASGMQYIKNTRGEEQYEEFLRIIQNTDGYTYLHTKQVVLAYERIIELYLRLGTRRSDLSRIDRSVLHKGAILHDIGKIGLYVGTPGERFSPEQKRAIRQHTVLGGDILSLAGEEREVIELAVLHHERPDGKGYQGVPREEIPLHVQLFIPCDVYSAVRTRTYQRDAELSHDQALQEILSNRGTQFFEEAADSFVEAVRDDFEFLRAFDALTDQMRNLS from the coding sequence ATGAACCTCCCCCAGCGAGCCGGCCTTGAATTAAAACTAAAAGATTCTCAACCGTTTAACAACCCTGGACGCAAAGCTGCAACTAACAGGTATCTTAACATACTTCTTAGCATGATTGGTGATCAAAATAAAAGAGATGAGCTAGTCCTCCAAGCATTTCACACAATCACTGGATCAACAAGTTTGGTCGATTATGAAGCATTTCGTAACGAACTTCAAGATACTAAGGGATTCATTAGCGGCCCTGCGTATGCACTTATTCGCAAATTGGTTTTTGAAGAATACTTGGGAGGAATGGATACTTTTCTTGCAGAGTTTAACCTTCGATTACTACAAAATCCAGAACGGGATATTTATCTTCTGGGAGGTTTTCTCATTGATCCCGAGAGGCTTTATGAAGAAGTGGTTAAGGGCACCCCAAACTTTACTGATGCCATCTATCTAAGAACCCCCGCACAATTTTCTTTACTCGACAAAGATCATGTCAAACATCTTGAAAAAGAATTGGGAGGGCCTATTCATACGTATAGATGGGAGTGGCGTGTTCGTGAACACTACTTAGAAGATTGCTCAGACCACCTTTATCCGCAAAACCTTGAGGAAGTTCTTCTTTTTGATGCAAAACAAACCGAACACATGATTAAAACACTACCTCTCTTCGACACCTCAACGAAGGCAAATCAAGGAATTATCCTTTCTGATAACATTAGTGAGGTGACAAAAAGACTTGTTCAACATCAAACGAGTGCACAAAAAGTGAATTTTGACTCTCCTGAGTTATGGTATCATGTGGATATAGCAGTTCCTGCACCCAAGGGAGGTCTTTTGAGACGAGTCTGGTCTTATGTTGTTAATGCTCGAAGGGCAGAACGTCACCTTGCAAAGCTAAGCAAAGAATTGGATGTGCATGTAGAGTCCATTCATAAAAAGGTACAAGCTGCAAACGAGGCTTCACAAGAACATTTAGAAGTTGCGCACAGATTGCAAGAGGTTATTGAGTATCTACGCAGTATTGACGAAGCATGTGATGAGAACATAGGGGGGTTTGTTTCAAAAGAAAAAAAGCCAAAAATAGTTGAGAAAGCAAACATCCCTCGTTATGAGCGTCTTTATTCTGAAAAAGAGAGGAGAAGAAATTTCTTTTTCCCCACACCTCGTGCATTCATAGACATACAACAACGTATCGTTCGCTTTGAAGCTGCTCGTGAAGAAGTACTTGATGAATTATTGAGACTTAGTCACACCGCTCGAGAAGAACTGTGCGCTGCGCAGGAGTATAGAACCCGTATTGTTCACGCAGTTGCTTCGGGTATGCAGTACATAAAAAACACCCGCGGAGAAGAGCAGTACGAAGAGTTTCTTAGGATTATTCAAAATACTGATGGCTACACGTATCTTCACACAAAGCAAGTTGTTCTTGCTTATGAGCGTATTATTGAATTATATCTTAGATTAGGAACTCGTAGATCGGATCTTTCGCGTATTGATAGATCAGTCCTTCACAAAGGCGCGATACTTCATGATATTGGAAAAATAGGGTTGTATGTGGGAACCCCTGGTGAAAGGTTTTCCCCTGAGCAAAAAAGAGCAATTAGACAGCATACTGTGCTTGGAGGAGATATACTCTCTTTAGCAGGAGAAGAACGCGAAGTAATTGAACTTGCTGTTTTGCACCACGAACGTCCGGACGGCAAAGGATACCAAGGAGTTCCTCGAGAAGAGATCCCCTTACATGTTCAACTCTTTATTCCTTGCGATGTGTATAGTGCAGTAAGGACTCGCACGTATCAAAGAGATGCTGAACTTAGCCATGACCAAGCATTACAAGAAATTCTCTCGAACAGAGGAACGCAGTTTTTCGAAGAAGCAGCAGACTCATTTGTTGAGGCGGTACGTGATGATTTTGAATTTTTGCGTGCGTTTGACGCACTTACTGATCAGATGAGAAATTTGTCCTAA
- a CDS encoding PDZ domain-containing protein — translation MSESNLPVILFYGGIILLLILFRKKFEIQNKIIALYRTKIGLKAMENIGTRYAPWVRLLGYIGIGAGFIGMLFIIFTLVKNLYNLLLTPAATSGISLVIPGVNIPGSPITPPLIIGWIALFFVIVIHEFSHGIVSIAHGVKVKSSGIVFFGPLMGAFVEPDEKQLEKKHETAQYSVFAAGPWSNILLAVFAFLVLSFALNPLFNDFVTPAGVSIEAVEEGLPAAQAGLPVGSVVTAINGYPIQSYDQFIQELRFVRPGESVTLTADGKNYTITTTAHPNNERIAFLGIKGISNKIEPKYTGTIGNIGLSLIKLLRELFSWIGILSLGIGLANLLPLGPVDGGRMMLLAMQQTKGKKRGLKAWIRVSTVTLLLLLLNLFWPAISWFTNLL, via the coding sequence ATGTCTGAGAGCAACCTTCCAGTCATTCTCTTCTACGGCGGAATTATTCTTTTACTTATTTTGTTTAGAAAGAAGTTTGAAATTCAAAATAAAATCATTGCCTTGTACCGCACAAAAATCGGTCTTAAAGCGATGGAGAACATTGGGACAAGATACGCGCCATGGGTGAGACTTCTTGGTTATATTGGTATTGGCGCGGGCTTTATAGGTATGCTCTTCATCATCTTCACCTTGGTAAAAAACCTCTATAACTTACTCTTAACTCCTGCTGCAACAAGTGGGATATCTCTTGTAATTCCAGGCGTGAACATTCCAGGATCTCCAATTACACCCCCTCTTATCATTGGGTGGATTGCTTTGTTCTTTGTAATAGTCATTCATGAATTCTCACATGGCATCGTAAGTATTGCGCACGGCGTAAAAGTAAAATCTTCAGGCATTGTTTTCTTTGGTCCGCTCATGGGAGCGTTTGTTGAGCCTGATGAAAAACAGCTTGAGAAAAAACATGAAACTGCTCAGTATTCTGTTTTCGCAGCAGGTCCTTGGTCTAATATTCTTCTAGCAGTTTTTGCTTTCTTAGTTCTTTCTTTTGCACTTAATCCCCTCTTTAATGACTTTGTAACTCCTGCAGGGGTTTCTATTGAAGCTGTTGAAGAAGGCCTTCCTGCGGCTCAAGCAGGGCTTCCTGTAGGTAGTGTTGTCACCGCAATCAACGGATACCCGATTCAGTCCTATGATCAATTCATTCAAGAATTGCGATTTGTACGTCCGGGGGAATCTGTTACACTTACCGCTGATGGCAAAAACTATACGATCACAACAACAGCACACCCAAATAACGAACGGATTGCATTTCTTGGTATAAAAGGAATTAGCAATAAAATTGAACCAAAATATACTGGCACCATTGGCAACATTGGTTTATCACTCATTAAACTTTTAAGAGAATTATTCTCTTGGATTGGCATCTTAAGCTTAGGTATAGGTCTTGCAAATCTTCTCCCGCTTGGACCTGTTGATGGAGGTCGAATGATGCTTCTTGCAATGCAACAAACAAAAGGAAAGAAGAGAGGTCTAAAAGCGTGGATTCGTGTAAGTACCGTTACGTTGCTACTTCTCTTGTTGAACCTTTTTTGGCCTGCGATTAGTTGGTTTACAAATCTACTCTGA
- a CDS encoding translation initiation factor IF-5A produces MSGETKKESIGHLKVGSYIVIDGVACKVTSTATSRPGKHGHAKVNLMAVGLFDGKKRNLVMPGHDMVDVPIVDKRTAQVLSIDGNHANVMDTESFETFDLEIPENLKDEVVEGCTVLYWVVLSDRVMQQVKSD; encoded by the coding sequence ATGAGTGGAGAAACTAAAAAAGAGAGTATTGGCCATCTTAAAGTCGGCTCATATATAGTCATTGACGGTGTTGCCTGTAAAGTAACATCAACGGCAACGTCTAGACCTGGAAAACATGGACATGCTAAGGTTAACCTCATGGCAGTGGGACTCTTTGACGGAAAAAAGAGAAATCTCGTTATGCCAGGTCATGATATGGTTGATGTTCCCATCGTAGATAAACGAACTGCACAAGTACTCAGCATTGATGGAAATCATGCAAATGTGATGGATACAGAATCCTTTGAAACCTTTGATCTTGAGATTCCTGAAAATCTTAAGGATGAAGTTGTTGAAGGATGTACTGTCCTTTATTGGGTCGTCTTGAGCGACAGAGTTATGCAACAAGTAAAGAGCGATTAG
- a CDS encoding histone family protein has product MTAKRLIPLAAMEKILKDVGAERVSDKAKVALKNIVEDIAEEIAENAVKLASHAGRKTVKAGDVKLAAK; this is encoded by the coding sequence ATGACGGCTAAACGATTAATTCCACTTGCAGCTATGGAGAAAATCCTCAAAGATGTTGGCGCGGAACGCGTCTCTGACAAAGCAAAAGTTGCTCTTAAGAATATTGTTGAAGACATTGCTGAAGAAATTGCAGAAAATGCTGTAAAGCTTGCATCACATGCAGGTCGCAAGACCGTAAAGGCAGGCGATGTGAAGTTAGCAGCGAAGTGA
- a CDS encoding M48 family peptidase, with protein MNLLEKAYLQLTGEAYCPYTCYVEYSGRFKDFGANIELRQSKLKVKLSRAWYGKPEEVQIGCIQELLCRLLGVSSTTTQIEQYHHFIKNVHNGIVKRRAEPELLASFNRVNERFFVGLVERPNLVWGRESYRTFGSYCFKTDTIRISKVLRTVDPELLDYVMYHEMLHKVHKFRRAGRKILYHDRKFQQAESIYPEQEKMERALGVIAAKARSKSFLTGKKWF; from the coding sequence ATGAACCTTCTTGAAAAAGCATATTTGCAACTCACCGGCGAAGCGTACTGTCCTTACACCTGTTATGTTGAGTATAGTGGTAGGTTTAAGGACTTTGGGGCAAACATTGAGCTTCGTCAAAGCAAACTTAAGGTAAAATTGAGCAGGGCATGGTATGGAAAGCCCGAAGAAGTGCAAATAGGATGTATTCAGGAATTGTTATGCCGCCTCTTAGGGGTTTCTTCAACAACAACCCAAATAGAACAGTACCACCACTTTATTAAAAACGTGCATAACGGTATTGTGAAAAGACGTGCAGAACCTGAGCTTTTAGCATCCTTTAACCGCGTTAACGAGCGGTTTTTTGTTGGTCTTGTTGAGCGACCCAATTTGGTATGGGGTCGTGAATCGTATCGCACCTTTGGAAGTTATTGCTTTAAGACGGACACGATCAGAATATCAAAAGTGCTAAGAACTGTTGATCCTGAGTTGCTTGACTATGTGATGTATCATGAAATGCTCCACAAAGTGCACAAGTTTAGACGGGCGGGAAGAAAAATACTCTATCACGATCGTAAGTTTCAGCAAGCAGAGTCCATTTACCCCGAACAAGAGAAGATGGAACGCGCTCTTGGAGTTATCGCTGCTAAGGCGCGTTCAAAGAGTTTTCTTACGGGAAAAAAGTGGTTCTGA
- the prf1 gene encoding peptide chain release factor 1, with translation MTLSDKDKFKLRKIIKELSGYRGRHTELVTVYVPAGYDLNGITTQLMQEAGTATNIKSKQTRDNVIGALEKMIQAIKAIPKTPPNGLALFSGNVSDNESKDDFRVWVIEPPEPLNQKLYKCDKVFELEPLEAMCATDDVYGLVVFDRRDADVALLKGKTIIPLQKTHSEVPGKHKTGGQSAQRFERLREGATIDHFKKIAEMMKNNFLNLDNLRGIIIGGPSGTVERFLEKDYVTGDLKKKILGAKHLSYTGSFGLQELLEKSEDLLASESVAREKMLMQKFLSLLAKEPGKTSYGKAEVKKMLEMGAVETLLLSESLDDSTIEEFTLKAEEMGSEVELISVETREGVQLKELGGVAAILRYDAGM, from the coding sequence ATGACTCTTTCTGATAAAGATAAATTCAAACTAAGAAAAATCATCAAGGAACTCTCAGGCTACCGCGGAAGGCATACCGAGCTTGTTACCGTGTATGTTCCTGCAGGATATGATTTAAACGGTATTACAACGCAGCTTATGCAAGAAGCAGGAACTGCCACCAACATTAAATCAAAACAGACGCGAGATAATGTTATTGGTGCTCTTGAGAAAATGATCCAGGCAATCAAGGCAATTCCTAAAACTCCTCCTAACGGTCTTGCATTGTTTTCTGGAAACGTTTCTGACAATGAAAGCAAGGACGATTTCAGAGTGTGGGTTATTGAGCCTCCTGAGCCCCTTAATCAAAAACTCTACAAATGCGATAAAGTCTTTGAACTTGAACCCCTTGAGGCCATGTGTGCAACAGACGATGTTTATGGTCTTGTGGTGTTTGATAGACGTGACGCAGATGTTGCTTTGCTAAAAGGAAAAACAATCATCCCTCTGCAAAAAACGCATTCGGAAGTTCCTGGAAAGCACAAAACAGGAGGACAGAGTGCTCAGCGTTTTGAGCGTCTTCGAGAAGGCGCAACTATCGATCATTTCAAGAAAATTGCGGAAATGATGAAGAACAATTTTTTAAATTTAGACAACCTAAGAGGTATTATTATCGGAGGTCCTTCTGGAACAGTTGAACGATTTCTTGAAAAGGATTACGTTACAGGAGATCTTAAAAAGAAGATTCTTGGAGCAAAACACCTCTCCTATACGGGATCATTCGGTCTTCAAGAACTACTTGAAAAGTCTGAGGACTTGCTTGCTTCAGAGTCTGTTGCCAGGGAAAAAATGCTTATGCAAAAGTTCCTCTCTCTTCTTGCAAAGGAACCTGGAAAAACAAGTTACGGAAAAGCAGAAGTGAAGAAGATGTTAGAAATGGGCGCTGTTGAAACGTTGTTACTCTCAGAATCACTTGATGACTCCACCATAGAAGAGTTTACGCTAAAAGCAGAAGAGATGGGCTCAGAAGTTGAGTTGATCTCTGTTGAGACGCGTGAAGGAGTTCAGCTCAAAGAGCTTGGTGGTGTTGCAGCAATACTACGTTATGACGCAGGAATGTGA
- a CDS encoding 50S ribosomal protein L37ae, with translation MAEKIKLGSAKRFGPRYGRTNRLKVARIESQYLGRHKCPYCSYVAARRISRGIWGCKKCSSKWAAKAYSLQLTKRSTGSQAVEEDLDALFAQDSALEEDEVEA, from the coding sequence ATGGCTGAAAAAATTAAACTTGGCTCGGCGAAACGTTTCGGACCCCGTTATGGTCGTACGAATCGCCTCAAGGTAGCACGCATCGAATCACAGTACTTAGGACGCCACAAGTGTCCTTATTGTAGCTACGTCGCTGCACGAAGAATTTCTCGCGGAATTTGGGGATGCAAAAAATGTTCCTCAAAATGGGCTGCAAAAGCATATTCTCTACAACTCACCAAACGTAGCACAGGCTCACAAGCAGTAGAAGAAGATCTTGACGCACTCTTCGCACAAGATTCTGCTCTTGAAGAAGATGAGGTGGAAGCATAA
- a CDS encoding DNA-directed RNA polymerase subunit P, whose protein sequence is MAEYKCFDCAKTVGPEYLRKKVRCPYCGSKLIYKPRKKPTEVLAR, encoded by the coding sequence ATGGCAGAGTACAAATGTTTCGACTGTGCTAAAACAGTTGGTCCAGAATATTTACGAAAAAAAGTGCGATGTCCCTACTGTGGGTCAAAGCTCATCTACAAGCCACGTAAGAAACCCACCGAAGTTCTCGCACGATGA
- a CDS encoding GTP-binding protein: MGSSSKNREKIKELEEQLKKTKVNKRTEGAVGLMKARLAALKEQEEKASSSKGGTTQGYSVRKSGDATVILLGFPSAGKSSLLNTLTGADSPVGAYEFTTLDVIPGLLEYKDAKIQILDVPGIVEGAASGRGRGREVLSVMHSADLVLVLLDVLRPNAFNVIMKEARDAHLRLNQRRPHVRITKKSKGGIDIGSTVKLTKIDEETIKKILKEFRILNADVVLYDDVDADEFIDAIQGNKLYLPMLVVVNKVDLASPDMIKDIEKTIKPDLFISAQKNINIDKLKELIFSKLKFIRIYTKEVGKPADMDEPLIMIEGATVEAVCNKLHKDFVKKFKYAKIWGPSAKFPGQRQMLKHVLKDGDIVEIHIH, translated from the coding sequence ATGGGAAGCTCATCAAAAAACCGTGAAAAAATCAAGGAGCTTGAAGAGCAGCTTAAAAAGACCAAGGTCAATAAACGAACAGAAGGTGCGGTAGGCTTAATGAAAGCGCGTCTAGCCGCGCTCAAAGAACAAGAAGAAAAAGCATCATCATCAAAAGGAGGCACTACACAAGGATACAGTGTACGAAAGAGTGGGGATGCAACGGTAATTCTCCTAGGGTTCCCCTCAGCAGGAAAATCATCTCTTCTCAACACACTTACCGGAGCAGACTCTCCTGTTGGAGCATATGAATTCACAACACTTGATGTTATTCCAGGGCTTCTCGAATATAAAGATGCTAAAATACAGATCCTTGATGTTCCAGGAATTGTTGAAGGCGCCGCGTCAGGAAGAGGACGCGGACGAGAAGTACTCTCTGTTATGCATTCAGCAGATCTTGTTTTAGTGCTTCTTGATGTCTTGCGTCCTAATGCGTTCAACGTTATAATGAAAGAAGCACGCGACGCACATCTTAGACTTAATCAAAGAAGACCTCACGTTCGCATCACCAAAAAAAGCAAAGGTGGTATCGATATAGGCTCAACAGTTAAACTTACGAAAATAGATGAAGAAACCATAAAAAAAATTCTCAAAGAATTTCGCATACTCAACGCGGATGTGGTTCTCTATGATGATGTAGACGCAGATGAATTTATTGATGCCATTCAAGGAAATAAACTCTACCTGCCCATGCTTGTTGTTGTCAACAAAGTAGATCTTGCAAGCCCTGATATGATAAAGGACATTGAAAAAACCATCAAACCAGATCTTTTCATCTCCGCACAAAAGAATATCAACATTGACAAGCTCAAAGAACTCATCTTCTCAAAACTTAAGTTTATTCGCATCTATACTAAGGAAGTGGGAAAACCTGCTGACATGGACGAACCATTAATCATGATAGAAGGAGCAACTGTTGAAGCAGTATGCAACAAGTTGCACAAGGATTTCGTTAAAAAATTTAAATACGCAAAAATTTGGGGACCTTCAGCAAAATTTCCCGGACAAAGACAGATGCTAAAACATGTTCTTAAAGATGGCGACATCGTCGAGATACATATACATTAA
- a CDS encoding asparagine synthetase B — MCGIIGSRGRVITRDAVERILYRGRDGFGVNERVCDSFDPSLLPAQGVVHLLHAMVGKVCQPFEGSFVTNCEIYNWEELKEKYDVPGENDAQVFYELLKKKGIHIVDEIDGDFAFIWNTPDALIFGRDRLGVKPLCYSLNDDGILVASELKCLDNSDRKEFCEPGVVYAYDTQLVKKKDKTALIAKKEDVAQALLDAIKKRVDGLTKVGILFSGGVDSTLLAKVCKDLGKQVHLYTAGFCDGNLEEARDVIWAKKAASTLGIPLCVINADFEETESAIKEIIPVIESDDIVKVGVALPFYFCAKKAHEDGVRVLLSGIGAEECFAGYERHLKVLESGGDVNEECRRGFEEIWKRDLYRDDVITMYHSVELRVPFLDENLVRISLGIPQEEKISRDQKKIILRKIAAELGVPKEVCERKKLGAQYGSKFDRAIEKLAKRQGMQKQEFLRKISASLSKKELSGMSNQC; from the coding sequence ATGTGCGGAATCATCGGATCAAGAGGAAGAGTCATTACTAGAGATGCAGTAGAGCGTATTCTTTACCGTGGGCGTGATGGTTTTGGTGTGAATGAACGCGTTTGCGACTCTTTTGATCCATCTCTTTTACCTGCGCAAGGCGTTGTGCATTTGTTACATGCAATGGTTGGAAAAGTATGCCAGCCCTTTGAAGGTTCCTTCGTTACTAATTGTGAGATTTATAATTGGGAAGAGCTTAAAGAAAAATATGATGTGCCAGGTGAAAATGATGCGCAAGTATTCTATGAATTATTGAAGAAGAAAGGAATTCACATTGTTGATGAGATTGACGGAGATTTTGCTTTTATTTGGAACACTCCTGATGCACTTATTTTTGGACGTGATCGTCTAGGTGTTAAACCTCTTTGTTATTCTCTTAATGACGATGGCATTCTTGTCGCGTCCGAGCTTAAATGTTTAGACAATTCTGATCGTAAGGAATTTTGCGAGCCTGGTGTGGTATATGCGTATGATACTCAACTGGTAAAAAAGAAGGATAAAACTGCACTTATAGCAAAGAAAGAAGATGTTGCTCAAGCACTTCTTGATGCGATTAAGAAACGCGTGGATGGCCTTACCAAAGTAGGTATTCTTTTCTCAGGCGGCGTTGATTCAACGCTTCTTGCAAAAGTATGCAAAGATCTTGGAAAACAGGTTCACCTCTACACAGCAGGGTTTTGTGATGGAAATCTTGAAGAAGCGCGCGATGTTATCTGGGCAAAAAAAGCAGCATCCACACTGGGTATTCCTCTTTGCGTGATTAACGCGGATTTTGAGGAAACTGAATCAGCAATCAAGGAAATCATTCCAGTTATTGAAAGTGATGATATTGTGAAAGTAGGGGTTGCTCTGCCTTTTTATTTCTGCGCAAAAAAAGCGCACGAGGATGGCGTTAGAGTTCTCCTCTCAGGAATTGGTGCAGAAGAATGTTTTGCAGGGTATGAGCGACACCTTAAAGTTCTTGAAAGCGGAGGCGATGTTAATGAGGAGTGTAGACGTGGTTTTGAAGAGATTTGGAAACGTGATTTGTATCGCGATGATGTGATTACCATGTATCACAGTGTGGAGCTTCGAGTTCCCTTTCTTGATGAGAACCTTGTGCGCATCTCCTTAGGTATTCCTCAAGAGGAAAAAATATCTCGAGATCAGAAGAAAATTATTCTGCGTAAGATTGCAGCTGAACTTGGCGTTCCAAAAGAAGTTTGTGAGCGTAAAAAACTTGGAGCGCAGTACGGGTCAAAATTTGATCGAGCAATTGAAAAGCTTGCCAAAAGGCAAGGAATGCAAAAGCAAGAGTTTCTCAGAAAAATTTCCGCCTCCCTCTCAAAGAAGGAGCTCAGTGGGATGAGCAACCAATGTTAA
- a CDS encoding ATP-binding protein has protein sequence MSLGTITGTTTTTHFSFIVEGTAQKFEYVCFNHEGKQVLAQILDLKRDEQKTLAYCAILGYHDGSTKSLRTPPAPGEHVEIAPDELISKVIELKSEHGGFLGFLDGKNIPVHINLEEVLTKHLAVLAKSGAGKSYTVGVLLEEILKKKVPLVILDPHGEYSVMKYPNEDDREKLKEINLEPLSFIKQIQEFNAQNPLRLPVTLDSQELVNILPAKLNNQQLTLLYSCMQNCDHLDFDELIGELTLQESASKYALIDLLNYVRRMNIFSHAPTPLNEIVKPGRASIVNLKGRAPEESEILVAKLCKELFEARKRNLIPPFFLVLEEAHNFCPERSFGETKASKILRTIAAEGRKFGLGLALISQRPARVDKSVLSQCSTQIILKLTNPSDVKAVANSVEGMTKETEDILPTLPIGTALVTGVVDLPLLVNVRTRQTKHGGEAASIFDQQIIEETADPVILPTTTLKDLELMKNDDEEVITYKIPAVLLQCQGKAPFQLLIELNQGKIVRDINNAAFSEIPELNTLSPNQLAVVQKMSDKQWYHAADFADLGLDFALAHDMLQKLTKKGFFEVNKDKFKVKEDIPLDLEEVAFFGKLSFKEIKGEQIPQIISIEEVKKKISFMVPVIGEQPCSIIWHKVQKVKKCAESSDQEEESLLEMQ, from the coding sequence ATGAGTCTTGGCACTATTACAGGAACTACAACCACAACACATTTTTCATTCATCGTAGAAGGAACTGCTCAAAAGTTTGAATACGTTTGCTTTAACCACGAAGGTAAACAAGTTCTTGCCCAGATTCTTGATCTTAAAAGAGATGAGCAAAAAACCCTTGCATACTGTGCGATTCTTGGCTACCACGACGGTTCCACAAAAAGTTTGCGAACCCCTCCTGCCCCAGGAGAACACGTTGAGATTGCTCCTGACGAGCTTATTTCCAAAGTCATTGAACTCAAATCAGAACACGGAGGTTTTTTAGGATTTCTTGATGGAAAAAATATCCCCGTACATATCAACCTTGAAGAAGTACTTACAAAGCACTTAGCAGTGCTTGCAAAATCAGGTGCTGGAAAATCCTACACTGTTGGCGTCTTACTCGAAGAGATTCTCAAGAAAAAGGTACCTCTTGTTATCCTTGACCCTCATGGGGAGTATAGTGTTATGAAATATCCCAATGAAGATGATCGTGAAAAACTCAAAGAGATTAATCTTGAACCATTAAGTTTTATCAAACAAATACAAGAGTTTAATGCGCAAAATCCTCTGCGGCTTCCCGTAACCCTTGACAGTCAGGAACTAGTAAATATTCTTCCCGCTAAACTTAACAACCAACAGCTAACCTTGTTGTACTCTTGCATGCAAAATTGTGACCACCTTGATTTTGATGAGCTCATAGGAGAACTCACGCTTCAAGAGAGCGCATCAAAATATGCACTTATTGATCTTCTCAATTATGTACGCCGTATGAATATTTTCTCGCATGCACCAACCCCTCTAAACGAAATTGTAAAACCTGGGCGAGCAAGTATAGTAAATCTTAAGGGAAGAGCCCCCGAAGAGTCAGAAATTCTTGTCGCTAAACTATGTAAGGAATTGTTTGAAGCAAGAAAAAGAAACCTTATTCCCCCTTTCTTCTTAGTGCTTGAAGAAGCCCATAACTTTTGCCCTGAGCGTAGTTTTGGAGAAACCAAAGCTTCAAAGATTTTAAGAACCATTGCTGCTGAAGGAAGAAAATTCGGACTTGGTCTTGCACTCATATCTCAAAGACCTGCACGTGTTGACAAATCCGTCCTCTCGCAATGCTCAACGCAAATTATTTTGAAACTCACCAACCCTTCTGATGTAAAAGCTGTTGCAAATAGTGTTGAAGGGATGACAAAAGAAACCGAAGACATTCTTCCTACACTTCCTATCGGAACTGCCTTAGTAACAGGTGTTGTTGATCTTCCCTTGTTAGTTAATGTGCGAACACGGCAGACAAAACATGGAGGAGAAGCTGCAAGTATTTTTGATCAGCAGATCATTGAGGAAACCGCGGACCCAGTCATTCTTCCGACCACTACCCTCAAAGACCTTGAACTCATGAAAAATGATGATGAAGAAGTGATAACCTATAAAATTCCTGCAGTATTACTACAGTGTCAAGGAAAAGCGCCATTCCAACTGCTCATTGAGCTTAATCAAGGAAAAATTGTAAGAGATATTAATAACGCAGCATTTTCAGAAATTCCCGAACTTAACACGCTTTCTCCCAATCAACTCGCAGTTGTGCAAAAAATGAGTGATAAACAGTGGTACCACGCAGCAGATTTCGCAGATCTGGGTCTTGATTTTGCTTTAGCGCATGATATGCTACAAAAACTTACGAAAAAGGGTTTTTTTGAAGTGAATAAGGATAAGTTTAAAGTAAAAGAGGACATTCCACTTGACTTGGAAGAAGTTGCTTTTTTTGGCAAACTCTCTTTCAAAGAGATTAAGGGAGAGCAGATACCCCAAATAATCTCCATTGAGGAAGTGAAGAAAAAAATCTCTTTCATGGTGCCAGTAATCGGCGAGCAACCCTGTTCAATCATATGGCACAAAGTGCAAAAGGTTAAGAAATGTGCGGAATCATCGGATCAAGAGGAAGAGTCATTACTAGAGATGCAGTAG